The Emcibacter nanhaiensis genome window below encodes:
- a CDS encoding TonB-dependent receptor, protein MEPTRKLKSALLGGVVLSSLSVISQGYAAKAEPEGNETLTMEEILITAQRRTTNLQTTASAISALSGEGLENRSITDVEGLGQFNPSMDVALYQGEAQVYIRGIGYSGIIGGTDSSTALHVDGVYMSRSSAAVPGFFDLDRVEVVRGPQGTLYGRNATSGSVNLIPKKPTDEFALEGSFTVGNYDHYKAFGAISGPLAGDKLLARLAVQKENHAGYTTFIRPVDDPLGLGAVTGEGESKDDFVTRLTIEARPSDDLTITLTGDYYKADDTQSVWLYLDRGTATNPFFRDYVTAQGGTLPKVKSRTLGSDIEHFNKPEIWGLSAHVDYSIGDYTVNSITAYKETHPLNRNDLDTSAAFGVDQLREEDHRQFSQEIQLSSPSDGDLSWILGLYYFTEDNDVRNEYFLPFIDEQFGLPSDPGCCLLKLNGTAETEAFAIFGEATYSLSDRLDLVLGGRYSTEKRGGQNAVVFESFIPGLLDNVADLEDETFNSFTPKVGLNFTVNDEVFLYGTISKGFKSGGFNIGSYQNTPFEPEEIWAYEAGIKADLFDQRLRMNAAFFYYDYTDLQIQDVENNNTIVRNAANAEIKGVELEGVWLVSEAFQIDFGFAWLDAQFKDAMLIDPKNPGAGIQNLDGYRLPRAPEFKIILGAEYRIELAGGDSITLRGDWAWKDKVYFSAFNVDALKQDAYHWLKARATYETADGQWKVSTYIDNIADVAVATNGTFNGDIIDSTATGNLAPPRTYGLEVKFIY, encoded by the coding sequence GTGGAACCAACAAGAAAATTGAAATCCGCCCTGTTGGGTGGCGTTGTGTTGAGCAGTCTGTCCGTCATTTCGCAAGGATATGCCGCAAAAGCAGAGCCCGAAGGAAATGAAACATTGACCATGGAGGAAATCCTGATCACTGCTCAACGCAGGACAACAAATCTGCAGACAACGGCGTCAGCCATCTCGGCCCTGAGCGGTGAGGGACTGGAAAACCGGTCCATTACCGACGTGGAAGGTCTGGGTCAATTCAATCCGAGCATGGATGTGGCGCTCTATCAGGGCGAGGCGCAGGTCTATATCCGTGGCATCGGTTATTCCGGCATCATTGGCGGTACTGACAGTTCAACTGCCCTGCACGTTGATGGTGTTTACATGTCTCGTTCATCCGCTGCGGTGCCCGGATTTTTCGATCTCGACCGGGTCGAAGTTGTGCGCGGTCCCCAAGGCACCCTCTATGGACGGAACGCTACGTCCGGCTCTGTGAACCTGATTCCGAAGAAGCCGACGGACGAGTTTGCCCTTGAGGGGTCATTCACTGTCGGAAATTATGATCATTACAAGGCCTTTGGCGCAATCAGCGGCCCTCTTGCCGGCGACAAACTGCTGGCCCGGCTGGCGGTGCAAAAGGAAAATCATGCGGGGTATACGACATTCATTCGGCCGGTAGATGACCCGCTCGGCCTTGGCGCCGTTACCGGTGAAGGGGAGTCAAAAGATGATTTTGTCACCCGCCTGACCATAGAGGCCCGGCCAAGCGACGATCTGACCATCACCCTGACTGGTGACTACTACAAGGCGGATGATACACAGTCCGTATGGCTCTATCTGGATCGAGGTACAGCAACCAACCCCTTCTTCCGCGATTATGTCACGGCTCAGGGTGGCACATTGCCCAAAGTCAAGTCCCGCACACTGGGATCAGATATTGAACATTTCAATAAACCGGAAATCTGGGGCCTGAGCGCCCATGTGGATTACAGCATCGGGGATTACACAGTCAATTCCATTACGGCTTACAAGGAAACCCATCCCCTTAACCGGAATGATCTGGATACGTCTGCCGCTTTCGGGGTGGACCAGCTCAGGGAGGAGGATCACCGCCAGTTCAGCCAGGAAATTCAGCTGAGTTCGCCGTCCGACGGTGACCTGTCCTGGATCCTCGGGCTCTATTACTTCACCGAGGATAATGATGTCAGGAATGAATATTTTCTGCCTTTCATTGACGAGCAGTTCGGTCTGCCGTCCGATCCCGGATGTTGTCTGTTGAAACTGAACGGTACCGCGGAAACGGAAGCTTTTGCAATATTCGGAGAAGCCACATACAGCCTGTCTGACCGGCTCGATCTTGTGCTTGGCGGCCGCTACAGCACGGAAAAACGCGGCGGGCAGAATGCGGTGGTGTTTGAAAGTTTCATTCCCGGTCTTCTTGACAACGTGGCGGACCTGGAAGATGAGACCTTCAATAGTTTCACGCCGAAGGTCGGTTTGAATTTTACTGTGAACGACGAAGTCTTTCTCTACGGAACCATATCCAAAGGTTTCAAGAGCGGTGGCTTTAATATCGGCAGTTATCAGAATACACCGTTCGAGCCTGAGGAAATCTGGGCTTATGAAGCAGGCATCAAGGCTGATCTGTTTGATCAGCGCCTGCGCATGAATGCGGCGTTCTTCTATTATGACTATACCGATCTTCAGATCCAGGATGTGGAAAACAACAACACTATCGTCCGGAATGCTGCCAACGCGGAAATTAAAGGTGTGGAACTGGAAGGTGTATGGCTGGTCAGCGAGGCGTTTCAGATCGATTTCGGTTTTGCCTGGCTGGATGCCCAGTTCAAGGACGCGATGCTGATCGATCCGAAAAACCCGGGCGCCGGTATTCAGAACCTGGACGGTTACCGGCTTCCCCGGGCGCCGGAGTTCAAGATTATCCTGGGCGCAGAATATCGCATCGAACTTGCCGGTGGCGACAGCATTACCCTCAGGGGCGACTGGGCTTGGAAAGACAAAGTCTATTTCTCCGCTTTTAATGTGGATGCACTCAAGCAGGATGCCTATCACTGGCTGAAAGCCCGGGCGACTTATGAAACCGCAGACGGTCAATGGAAGGTCTCCACCTATATCGACAATATTGCCGATGTGGCGGTAGCGACCAACGGCACCTTCAACGGAGACATTATTGACTCAACGGCCACAGGCAATCTGGCACCGCCGAGAACCTATGGTCTTGAAGTGAAATTTATCTACTGA
- a CDS encoding helix-turn-helix domain-containing protein produces MTAVVYSTSGEQDLRFWSTQPGTNADYFDEWSEMLRASHLPWTIEKKSKPDFNANLSVRSFCGYKLVQCACDHLTGFRRASEIANTNEAYFSILLLRKGREFITAGQNDLHLQENDILLWDSTQNMSFEVPERLEKTTLIIPETALTSVFPQAHDYAGTVISGSSGMGALLGRHIMSLHGEMWSLGENHLTSLMRPTLQILATALTGETEVLQSTNRRMTLARIKNYIVMNLKDFDLSPSRIASEMGISTRYLHILFREEGSTVSAWIKKCRLHKCREDLAIAKTTGLSITEIAYKWGFNDLSHFSKSFKEEFGLSPRAFQKH; encoded by the coding sequence ATGACTGCAGTTGTGTACAGTACCTCAGGTGAACAGGACCTTCGTTTCTGGTCTACTCAACCCGGCACCAATGCGGACTATTTTGATGAATGGTCAGAAATGCTTCGAGCCTCCCATCTTCCTTGGACTATTGAAAAGAAGAGCAAACCGGATTTCAATGCTAACCTCAGTGTTAGATCATTCTGCGGTTATAAACTTGTTCAATGCGCCTGTGACCACCTTACCGGTTTCCGCAGGGCAAGCGAAATTGCCAATACCAATGAAGCCTACTTCAGCATCCTGTTGCTACGTAAAGGCCGGGAATTTATCACTGCAGGACAAAATGACCTGCACTTGCAGGAAAATGATATCCTGCTGTGGGACAGCACACAAAATATGTCGTTCGAGGTGCCGGAAAGATTGGAAAAAACAACCCTGATCATTCCGGAAACCGCTCTGACAAGTGTGTTCCCACAAGCGCATGATTATGCTGGTACAGTCATTTCCGGATCCAGCGGCATGGGCGCCCTTCTCGGTCGCCACATCATGTCACTTCACGGGGAAATGTGGAGTCTGGGCGAAAATCATCTGACTTCGCTGATGCGGCCAACCCTGCAGATCCTGGCCACCGCACTAACTGGCGAAACGGAAGTGCTGCAGAGTACCAACCGTCGCATGACCCTAGCTCGTATCAAAAATTATATTGTCATGAACCTTAAGGATTTTGACCTTTCCCCATCCCGTATTGCTTCTGAAATGGGGATCAGCACCCGGTATCTGCATATTCTCTTTCGCGAAGAAGGCAGCACGGTTAGTGCCTGGATCAAGAAATGCCGGCTGCACAAATGCCGGGAAGATCTGGCTATTGCCAAAACGACGGGCCTTTCAATAACGGAAATAGCTTACAAATGGGGCTTCAACGACCTCAGCCACTTCAGCAAGAGCTTCAAGGAAGAATTTGGGTTGTCCCCACGTGCATTTCAGAAACACTGA
- a CDS encoding cupin domain-containing protein, which yields MTKGRMKDVNGTAEAGDWGYEALGALHTHTSVDGDTEMLFIG from the coding sequence ATGACCAAGGGCCGCATGAAAGATGTCAACGGTACCGCCGAGGCTGGTGACTGGGGTTATGAGGCGCTCGGTGCTCTACATACCCATACAAGTGTGGACGGGGATACGGAGATGCTGTTCATCGGTTAA
- a CDS encoding pyridoxamine 5'-phosphate oxidase family protein — MTKKIISSLDDVGRRFIGLSPLSVFTADGFPDVFPRGADLGFNHTEDDKFLYLPERPGNKLIFSLQNILANPNVALLFVIPGIYS; from the coding sequence GTGACCAAAAAGATCATTTCTTCCCTGGATGATGTGGGTAGGCGCTTTATCGGACTATCTCCCTTATCTGTGTTCACGGCGGACGGATTTCCCGATGTCTTCCCTCGCGGTGCCGACCTGGGATTTAACCACACCGAGGATGATAAGTTCCTCTATCTGCCTGAACGGCCGGGGAACAAGCTCATTTTCAGCCTGCAGAATATCCTTGCGAACCCCAATGTGGCCCTCCTGTTTGTCATACCGGGGATCTACTCATGA
- a CDS encoding HAMP domain-containing sensor histidine kinase codes for MLLVICLLFAFAVNGVRAILHVPDPPEIYSASELLVLYNKAVNSEDITPFRYQEQAEVSRPDKLDWRDSTLAEVLADHLGLSRDQVILRSGRSDNPQEDGAPERWGQRGDGPPGPPPGEDKSENELGFSDLLPWPDTLDPYQMPGDGRSDPFGLAPSQDMFRDLQGMVAEGPFFLAVRQDEGRWLVLRSPSPPLLSPYVKETLLWLLGGVLVMVPLAHFFARTLTRPILKFARAAEQMGIDPEATISEVDGPAELGTVAHALNQMRDSLQAYVRERTDMVGAIAHDLRTPLTRLTYRLDAAPEDIREKAAADIAEMEEMIVATLTLVREAGGASEREKLELRSLLESVTNDFSDMGHDVQLTAEAPVVISGDPLALRRLFGNLLSNAVKFGHRARCRMEKEEDFAVIEIEDDGPGLDEEDLERVFEPFYRTDRSRNRKTGGFGLGLTVVKSIVLAHNGSVELHNGKNGGIVAIVRLPVFIDQG; via the coding sequence GTGCTACTGGTTATTTGCCTTCTTTTTGCCTTTGCCGTCAATGGCGTTCGCGCCATCCTGCATGTACCTGATCCGCCGGAAATCTACAGCGCTTCAGAACTTCTGGTGTTGTATAACAAGGCGGTCAATAGTGAGGATATCACACCCTTCAGATATCAGGAGCAAGCTGAGGTTTCCCGGCCCGATAAACTGGACTGGCGGGACAGCACACTCGCAGAGGTGCTCGCCGATCATCTGGGCCTGAGCCGGGATCAGGTTATTTTGCGGTCCGGAAGATCGGATAATCCCCAGGAAGATGGCGCGCCGGAGAGATGGGGGCAACGGGGCGACGGCCCACCAGGTCCGCCACCGGGCGAGGACAAATCAGAAAATGAGCTGGGTTTTAGTGATTTGTTACCCTGGCCGGACACACTTGATCCCTACCAGATGCCGGGCGACGGCCGGTCGGATCCTTTCGGACTGGCGCCAAGCCAGGATATGTTTCGGGATTTGCAGGGGATGGTGGCCGAGGGGCCGTTCTTTTTGGCGGTCAGGCAGGACGAGGGGCGCTGGCTGGTCCTTCGCTCTCCCTCTCCACCGCTGTTGTCTCCTTACGTTAAGGAAACGCTGCTCTGGCTCCTGGGCGGGGTTCTGGTCATGGTGCCGCTGGCTCACTTCTTCGCCCGAACGTTGACACGGCCGATCCTGAAGTTTGCGCGCGCAGCGGAACAGATGGGGATTGATCCGGAAGCAACGATCTCTGAAGTCGACGGGCCAGCCGAACTCGGAACAGTAGCACACGCGCTGAATCAGATGAGGGACAGTTTGCAGGCTTACGTGCGGGAGCGGACGGATATGGTTGGCGCCATTGCTCACGACCTGAGAACGCCGCTCACCCGGCTCACCTACCGGCTGGATGCCGCACCGGAGGATATCAGGGAGAAGGCGGCGGCGGATATTGCCGAAATGGAAGAAATGATTGTGGCGACCTTGACGCTTGTGCGCGAAGCCGGCGGGGCGAGTGAACGCGAGAAGCTTGAGCTGAGATCCCTGTTGGAAAGTGTGACCAATGATTTTTCCGATATGGGCCACGATGTGCAACTGACGGCGGAAGCGCCCGTTGTCATTTCCGGTGATCCGCTGGCGCTTCGGCGCCTGTTCGGGAACCTGTTGAGCAATGCGGTCAAATTTGGTCATCGGGCCCGATGCCGTATGGAAAAAGAAGAAGATTTCGCTGTTATCGAAATCGAGGATGACGGCCCGGGTCTTGATGAGGAAGACCTGGAACGGGTTTTTGAACCATTTTACCGGACAGATCGTTCCCGCAATCGTAAGACCGGCGGTTTTGGCCTCGGTCTTACGGTGGTCAAAAGTATTGTGCTGGCTCACAACGGCAGCGTGGAGTTACATAACGGGAAAAACGGCGGCATTGTTGCGATCGTCAGGCTTCCAGTGTTCATTGACCAGGGGTGA
- a CDS encoding response regulator — MNCDNSDMYYGARIAVVDDDPGIRELIADFLGRHGFTVLKAKSGEELDSILETDAVDLIVLDIMMPGEDGLSICRRLTAAGGPPIIILSAIGDDTDRIIGLEIGADDYLAKPGNPRELLARVRAVLRRRKDPGEQIDSHNKIIQFAGWQLNLGRHELKNPQGVVVNLSDGEFSLLRIMSERPQRVLSRDQLLEYVKGPDADVFDRSIDVQVSRLRRKLGADEGEDLIRTIRNEGYMFVPKVSRR; from the coding sequence ATGAACTGTGACAATAGTGATATGTATTATGGTGCCCGAATTGCGGTCGTTGATGACGATCCGGGAATCCGCGAGCTGATTGCCGATTTCCTTGGTCGGCACGGATTTACGGTTCTCAAGGCCAAATCGGGGGAGGAACTGGACAGTATCCTGGAAACGGATGCTGTGGACCTGATCGTGCTCGACATCATGATGCCTGGCGAAGACGGGCTGAGTATTTGCCGCAGACTAACGGCGGCAGGCGGCCCGCCGATTATAATCCTGAGCGCCATCGGAGATGACACGGACCGGATCATCGGCCTGGAAATTGGCGCGGATGACTATCTGGCCAAACCAGGCAATCCGAGGGAACTTCTTGCCCGGGTGCGTGCAGTGCTGCGTCGGCGCAAAGACCCCGGCGAGCAGATCGACAGTCACAACAAAATCATTCAGTTTGCAGGTTGGCAGCTCAATCTCGGCCGTCATGAACTGAAAAATCCACAGGGGGTCGTGGTAAATCTGTCCGACGGAGAATTTTCCCTGTTGCGTATCATGTCGGAACGTCCGCAGCGGGTTCTGTCGCGGGATCAGCTTCTGGAATATGTCAAAGGCCCCGATGCGGATGTTTTTGATCGATCGATTGATGTGCAGGTCAGCCGCCTGCGGCGGAAGCTGGGAGCGGATGAGGGGGAGGACCTGATCCGCACCATCCGCAATGAAGGATATATGTTTGTCCCCAAAGTTTCCCGACGATAG
- a CDS encoding TrbC/VirB2 family protein, with the protein MRCRSLSAYPPKQKEVEMISDPDGSGPILSALLWLQGTLLGNVATAVAVIAIAMVGFMMLTGRMNWRFGATVIIGCFILFGSAAIVSGIRSAAGLGAQESAQ; encoded by the coding sequence ATGAGATGTCGATCGTTGTCGGCATATCCGCCTAAACAGAAGGAGGTAGAAATGATTTCCGATCCCGACGGTTCCGGTCCCATCCTGTCTGCCCTGCTGTGGCTCCAGGGCACTCTATTGGGGAATGTCGCTACGGCGGTCGCCGTAATTGCCATTGCCATGGTCGGCTTCATGATGCTGACCGGGCGCATGAACTGGCGTTTCGGCGCCACTGTAATCATCGGCTGCTTTATTCTGTTCGGCTCAGCCGCCATTGTGTCCGGCATCCGCTCTGCCGCTGGTCTTGGCGCACAGGAAAGTGCGCAATGA